The Nostoc sp. NIES-3756 DNA window ACCACGTACCCTATATCAAGGCTTAATTGTTTACAACCCAGGCAATGAACCAGTAACATTGCAAGTATTACACGCCGCTAGTTACTTAACCAGGGAAGCACCCTTTATTAATTTACCTGATGTGGCAGATAATGCCCAAAGCACAGTATATTCTGGCCCTGGTAGCAGAACTATGAATGATGTGTTGCGGGGGTTGAGGCAAGCCAGTTTCCCCGATAAATTGGTGATAGAACCAGGAAAAACCCAAATATTGGCAAACTTACCCATCCCTGCTGCTAATGGTCGCACAACAATGATGCGATTAGTCAGCGATCGCCCCATTTATATGGCAAACTTAGCAAAGAATAGCGATATTCCGCCTACAGTTAACGACTGGCAAAAACTCCTAGATACAGGCAGTTTAGCAGGCAAACGCGACCCCATCCCCACACCCCTCGACCCTCCCAGAGAACCAACCGTATTTAGTCGTGTGGCTGGTGTCTCCCAAGGAACGCAATGGGAAGCGAACATAACAGATAATTCTAATGCGTCACAGTTGAGTATACCCCAACCAGGGCAAGCATTTTCCTACCCCTTGGGAACCGTACATTTAATTACCCTCAGCACTGGACAAATTCAAAGTGCGCCAATGTTGAAACGCTACGCTGATACAGCGTACTTTGCCCACAGTAACTACGGTGTAGAATACAACCTGACTTTGCCCCTACACAACCCTAGTAATCAAACTCGGACTGTGACGGTATCAATACAAACACCTTTAAAAGATGAGGGTGGTAGAGATAGGCTGTTGTTTTTAAACCCCCAAGTTGAACAGGTTTTCTTTCGGGGTACGGTGAGGGTGCGTTACACCGATGATAAGGGGGTAGAACAAACCCGCTATCTGTATTTAGTACAGCGACGGGGACAACCAGGAGAAGCTTTAGTGAGGTTGAGGATGTCTGGAGGAGATAAGCGACTGGTTCGGGTAGACTTTTTGTATCCCCCTGATTCTACACCACCACAGGTTTTGACTGTGAAAACTGAGGGGTAGGATATAGGGGCGATATGGGGGCGATCGCTCTTGCACTTAGTATAAAATTTTTATACACGGTCTCTTATGTTACAATAGCAACAAAGTAAATATTGATGACATGGCAGAAACGGGTAGAATTAGGGTTGCCAAAGATAAGGCGGATCTAGTGAAAGCGTTAACATCCTCAGATGGTAGTACAGGGCCTTTTCAAACATTCGCTGATGTGATTGTGTTTGCTGCGGCGTTGGGTGCAAAACATAAAAAGCGCGTACCTTTAGGTGAAATTTCTAAACGAGAACCATCACCAATCAGATTAGAATACTTCGCTTCAGTGGGAAATGATGTGGTGATTAAATTATTAGGAATAACTGAAGTTCAGGAAATCAACATTTTATCTATATATGAAGAAGAATATGAAACTCTACGTAATCAAATTTTTGAAGAATATGCTAATGGTGGACTAGAGATATTACAAAATGAGTTGCGTGGAGCCGTTGATTACTCAGAGCGGATTTTGTTATTCCTTAGTTTTGAGAGAACTAATACAGAACTAAGTGACGGGGAATTTGATTTAAGTAAATTTTTGTCTTGAACTATCCTAGAAAATTAGTAAATTACTCTTCATCGGTTAGGGGAAGTTTTAAATCTTGATTCCAAGTTCTTCTGAGTCTACAATTATCAGCTAAAGTTGATAAATCCTCTTTTATTAACTTTCTAACATTAGCACTATCTTGAATTTTAATAGACCATTCTGCTTGCCAAAACTCTTGAGGTAATAATTTAACTATATTTAAAACTTGTTGTGCTAATTGTTCAGAATTAAAAATATCTACTAAACTTAATTCCCATGCAAATTTCAACCGTTCTGAAATGAACTCGTTTAACGCATTAATATTCACTTTTTTCATAAATATATTGTCTTGACCCCATAGCTCTTGATAATTGTCTTTTACAACTCGCCATATAGCGCAAAAAATATCAACTAAAGAATCTTCATCTTCATCTAAAAATGTGAACATTGTTTTTAGATATTTAATCGCTTGTTCTATGGTAGCTATTGGTACTAACTTCTGACCTTGTTTATTGTAAGGCCAATCAAGTAGGTTCTGAAAAGGGCTTGTATCTAAATCATTAATATCTCTAAGAGTAGGTGATGTATTTCCATATTTTACACCTGCCTTCAAAAGACGATTTTGTAATTCTTCTTCATTTAAATTAGCAACTATAGCTTTGACATTATTTGTAGGGACTTTAACAGCTTTATTATTTATAACTATAAACTGAAATGCTTGCTCTTCAACAGTAGCATCAACCAAGCTAACAACAAGTATAGGTAAGTCTTCAGCCTCAAATTCTGATAAACCATAGAGGCGATGTTGTCCATCTACAACATATGCACAATAGTTATCCTGTGAATTATTAAATGAAAATTCTAGAATCCCCCATTGTAATTCTTGTTCACAATTATTATGTATATCAACTTCAGGAATACATCCTATTAACTGGTCTTCTAAAGATTTAAATTTTGCTTGTCCAGGCTCAAATGCTAATAGAATATTATTAGAAACTGTGTTTTTTGATCCAGATTTTACAAACCTAGTTATTGCTTTTTTCCGAGTTTCCCTCAACAAACGTTGAGTACCTTCTAGAGAATCTTGCGCTCGTCTAACTCTAGCCCATTGTTTAATATCTTTTACACGAGCATAAAATACGAAAAAAGCAGTAGTTTCTGTATCTATACGTTGCCTTATACGGCAACCAAAATAAATTCTTTGTTCCACAATAACCTCTTATAAATTATGTATCTTTCAAAGTCTATTCTGGAGTATGTTCATCGCAATATGCTTCAATATTGAGAAAGTGCCAGCTATCAGATAAATTGATACGACCAAGATTTAATCTACCGACAATTGAAGCAGGCTTACTGCATACTATGCAAGTATAATCACTTTTAGCCCATATTGCTATTTGATATTCTTTTTTCATTTCATTTGGGAATTTTTCATCACATTTATCACTTACTAAACAAATCTGTTCATAGTGAAAGTCACTTGCATCAATATAGTGTTTCTTGTTGTCATTACAAACAGAACAAGCTATTTTCAGATTAAAGTCTTCTGTAGCACCTCCCATTGTTTTCGGCCATATATGCTCAATTTCTATCTCTTCTTCAACCACATCTTTACCACAGATATAACAACGTAGTTCGTTTTTAGATTGATATTCGTTAATAAGACGTTTTTTTCGAGGCGATTTAACTTTTTTATTTTTTAATGGCAAACAACTCTGGACTAAAACTAACATTTTTTCTATTTTGTCACTTGGAATATGAGTATTTTCACTAAGAAAGCGCCGAAGTTCTTCTATAAATTTCCCTGAAGGAAACTCATCAGTCTCATATTTTCTATTTAAATACTCAGCAGTGTTTATTAATCTCCTAAGCATATAATTTACACTACTTTCATAAACCAATTTTACAAATTTACCTTCTGCAATAAAAGCATCATCAATCCTTGAGACAAAGGAGTCTAATTCATCATAGTCTTTATTGTTATTATTTTGAGGATAAAGTTCTTTTATAAAATTGCGTAGTTCTGTACCAGGATTATTACCGTTCATTGATAAACATAAAATCTTCACTTTTAATTCTATATTATTGGAACGGCATTTGTGTATAACTTTACTTATGTATGTTTTGACTTTATGAAAATTATAAGAGTGTTAGAAAGCTTCTAATTAAGTATTTCTGGAAGTCCAACTTCCTTTGGTTCTACAAACTCGCCATTAAAACCAATGGTTCTATTTTCCACAGTCCTAGCATTAGCAAAAGCCTTACGCAGTTCAGCACGTTCCATTGAATCTTCAATTCCACCTAGAATATAAATCAATAACTTTGTAGCTAATTCTTTTCCTGAAACCTGGACTCGCTTTTTATTAGGATCATATAATACCCCATACCAAAGAGATTGAGGGTATTCCATACCAGTAAACCCACCTTGTTGATCAAACTTCTTTAATTTCTTAAAAAGACTAGCTAAAGAAACACCCTTCTTAAAAACTAAAAATCCTAAAGCTTGTGCCAAAGCAACTTGCGCCACAGGACGAAAAAGTATATTAGCTTCACCGCCACCTTTTTCAAAACTAAATCTTCTCAAAACTGGCGTATCTTCATGTTCCAAAATCTTATAACTAGGTAAGCTTGCCAAATTATCAAAAAGTTTGCTGAACTCAGCAATTCCCTGTTCAATTTCCTCATTTTCTGGACGCATGGGAATTAAACCTTTCTCAAAAGGTTTCCAATGGGAAAACTTATAACCTAAGTATCTTTCTGACATATCTTGCAAAGCTTGCAACGTTGTCAAAACTGTGGAATTTGTGGCTACTGTTGCACTATTCCAATTAACGCGGGGGTTACGGTTTGGTTTTTGTTCTAAAAGTGGGTGAGTTACCGCAACTTTTCGCGCCACAATGGCAAAACCATCATCTTCATTTAATTGTGCTAACTGACCTTTAGTTAAGGGTGCAGCCATTAAATTAACATGCACAAAAACTGACCGTACCCGTCGCCTTGCTTCAGTGCGAGTTTCCCCAGCATTCACTGCACAAATAAATTCAATGCCTATTTTTTCTTTAGGTAAGCTTTGTAAGTAAGCAGGGTCTACCTGATATTGTTCCAGCAAATCTGAGACTGTGATAAAACTATCATCAGCCGTTTTATCCTTTTTATATCGCTGGAGTTTGCCAGTTTTAATTAACTCTATTAAACCCTGAACTCCCATGAGTCGGTGTTGACCATCAAGTGCATAAATGGTCACATTCTCTTCAGAAACGTTAAGTAAGCCAACCTTCCCATCTTTATCCAATGGAGTAAAATCAGTTGTAGAGGTTTTAGCTCGTCCTTGTGCGTCCCATTCAGCAGCTTTGATGTCATCTACCCAAGGCTGATTTATTACTACTAAAACTGGGGGAAATTTATGATTTTTTCTTGCTGCTAAATACTGAACTAGTGGTGCTTGCCGTGACCAGTCCAAAGGACGTTGTTGAATTTCGTCAATACTATCTGCGTCAATTTCGATATTATCTGTTTCTGGATTGTACTTTTTTTGCAGCAGAGGTAAACCAGAGGCGAAGTGAACTCTACCCGCAAACCATTCTAGAGTTACAGACCCTACATAAGCCTCTGTACCCCCCATTTCCGTTTTTTGGACGAGGATTTGGTCTTTTTTTTGTAAAAAATTATCTAAGAGTAAAGCTAGTACCTGTTTTTCCTTGTTGTCTCGTTCTAGGTACTCTCTAGTTATGTCAGCAGTTAGGTCAGATGTAGTATCACTCATATTAATTTTTAAAAACTTACTCTTGTAATGTGGCTATATTATCCAAAAAGTTAGATACTAGTTAATCAGTTTTTAAAAACTTTTTGGGAACCCACGCATTCCATACGCTGGGTTAAAAAAGCGGTAACGCCCAGATGTCCAGAGGTAGGAAGCAATGGCTGAAGCACAACAACCAGATAATAAAAGTCAGCAGACACGTACTGTAGCAGAGTTAGTGGAAGAGATCCAAGCTTTAACTACTGAAATTCAAGAATTGTATTGTTTAGATGCAATACCTTGGATTATAGGTGTATCTTGGGGAAAAGACTCTAGCACAGTCTTACAGCTTGTTTGGAATGCGATCGCTGCTCTCCCTCCAGAAAAAAGAACTAAAACCATTTATGTTATTACAACGGACACGAAGGTAGAAAATCCTGTGGTTTCAGCTTGGGTTCGTCAATCAATGAAGCAGCTAGAGTATGCTGCAAAAGAACAAGAAATGCCCTTTGAACCACATCTGCTACAACCAGCAATCGAAGATACATTTTGGGTAAATCTCATTGGTAAGGGTTATCCTGCGCCACGTAACCAGTTTCGCTGGTGTACACCACGTTTAAAAATTAATCCTGCTAATCAGTTCATTCGTCAAATAGTCAGAGCTAACGGTGAGACAATCCTTGTTTTAGGAACTCGTAAAGCTGAAAGCTCTAAACGTGCCGCTACTATGAAAAAGCACCAAGCAGGTAGAGTACGAGATAGACTAAGCCCTAACGCTAGTCTGCCTAATTCTCTTATTTATACTCCTATTGAAGATTGGAGTAATAATGAAGTGTGGATTTATCTGAATCAGTGTGACAATCCTTGGGGAAAAAGCAATAAAGAATTATTCAGTCTTTATCGAGGTGCAACAGCAGACAACGAATGTCCTCTAGTTATTGATACTTCAACTCCTAGCTGTGGCGATTCAAGATTTGGATGTTGGGTTTGCACATTAGTTAATCAGGATAAATCGATGCAGGCGATGATCCAGAATGATGAAGAAAAACAATGGATGCAGCCACTCTTAGACCTTCGTAATAAATTAGATGTCCAAGATGATAGAGATAAAAGAGACTTCCGAAGAATTTGGGGTGATGTTCAGCTATTTGAGCGACGGAATAAAAATGGTAAAAGTTCTGTTGAACCAATACCAGGCCCATATACTAAATACTGGCGAGAGTCTTGGTTAAAAGAATTATTAGAAGCTCAAACACAAATCCGCCACACAGCACCAGAAAATATGCGTGATATTACCTTAATAACTTTAGAAGAATTGAGTGAAATTCGTCGCATTTGGCTAGAAGAAAAACACGAATTTGATGATAGCCTACCGCGTATTTATCAAGAAGTAACAGGCGAGGAATTTAAAGACCCCCGTCCGGGTGCTGACCTTAGCTTATTAGGCAGCGATGAATGGGCTGTGTTAGAAGACATTTGTGCTGGTGATGAGATGCACTTAGAATTAATGGCGAAACTCTTGGATACAGAACGTCAATTTCGCAAAATGTCTCGTCGTGTGGGCATCTACGAGACATTAGAGAAATGCTTTGCTACCAGTTCACGTTCTAAAGATGAAGCAGTTAGAAATGCCCATTTGAAGCGAGATTTGAAAGAAGCAGTTGAAAAAGGTGATGTAGCCAAAGTTAAGCAACTCACTCTAGCAGATTTTACCGCACCTAATACGGAGGCGATCGCA harbors:
- the dndC gene encoding DNA phosphorothioation system sulfurtransferase DndC: MAEAQQPDNKSQQTRTVAELVEEIQALTTEIQELYCLDAIPWIIGVSWGKDSSTVLQLVWNAIAALPPEKRTKTIYVITTDTKVENPVVSAWVRQSMKQLEYAAKEQEMPFEPHLLQPAIEDTFWVNLIGKGYPAPRNQFRWCTPRLKINPANQFIRQIVRANGETILVLGTRKAESSKRAATMKKHQAGRVRDRLSPNASLPNSLIYTPIEDWSNNEVWIYLNQCDNPWGKSNKELFSLYRGATADNECPLVIDTSTPSCGDSRFGCWVCTLVNQDKSMQAMIQNDEEKQWMQPLLDLRNKLDVQDDRDKRDFRRIWGDVQLFERRNKNGKSSVEPIPGPYTKYWRESWLKELLEAQTQIRHTAPENMRDITLITLEELSEIRRIWLEEKHEFDDSLPRIYQEVTGEEFKDPRPGADLSLLGSDEWAVLEDICAGDEMHLELMAKLLDTERQFRKMSRRVGIYETLEKCFATSSRSKDEAVRNAHLKRDLKEAVEKGDVAKVKQLTLADFTAPNTEAIAPDTQTDTTKPDTKAKAWASKKFKNKGTKA
- a CDS encoding HNH endonuclease translates to MNGNNPGTELRNFIKELYPQNNNNKDYDELDSFVSRIDDAFIAEGKFVKLVYESSVNYMLRRLINTAEYLNRKYETDEFPSGKFIEELRRFLSENTHIPSDKIEKMLVLVQSCLPLKNKKVKSPRKKRLINEYQSKNELRCYICGKDVVEEEIEIEHIWPKTMGGATEDFNLKIACSVCNDNKKHYIDASDFHYEQICLVSDKCDEKFPNEMKKEYQIAIWAKSDYTCIVCSKPASIVGRLNLGRINLSDSWHFLNIEAYCDEHTPE
- a CDS encoding DNA phosphorothioation-associated protein 4 produces the protein MAETGRIRVAKDKADLVKALTSSDGSTGPFQTFADVIVFAAALGAKHKKRVPLGEISKREPSPIRLEYFASVGNDVVIKLLGITEVQEINILSIYEEEYETLRNQIFEEYANGGLEILQNELRGAVDYSERILLFLSFERTNTELSDGEFDLSKFLS
- a CDS encoding DGQHR domain-containing protein, with amino-acid sequence MSDTTSDLTADITREYLERDNKEKQVLALLLDNFLQKKDQILVQKTEMGGTEAYVGSVTLEWFAGRVHFASGLPLLQKKYNPETDNIEIDADSIDEIQQRPLDWSRQAPLVQYLAARKNHKFPPVLVVINQPWVDDIKAAEWDAQGRAKTSTTDFTPLDKDGKVGLLNVSEENVTIYALDGQHRLMGVQGLIELIKTGKLQRYKKDKTADDSFITVSDLLEQYQVDPAYLQSLPKEKIGIEFICAVNAGETRTEARRRVRSVFVHVNLMAAPLTKGQLAQLNEDDGFAIVARKVAVTHPLLEQKPNRNPRVNWNSATVATNSTVLTTLQALQDMSERYLGYKFSHWKPFEKGLIPMRPENEEIEQGIAEFSKLFDNLASLPSYKILEHEDTPVLRRFSFEKGGGEANILFRPVAQVALAQALGFLVFKKGVSLASLFKKLKKFDQQGGFTGMEYPQSLWYGVLYDPNKKRVQVSGKELATKLLIYILGGIEDSMERAELRKAFANARTVENRTIGFNGEFVEPKEVGLPEILN
- a CDS encoding DGQHR domain-containing protein, producing MEQRIYFGCRIRQRIDTETTAFFVFYARVKDIKQWARVRRAQDSLEGTQRLLRETRKKAITRFVKSGSKNTVSNNILLAFEPGQAKFKSLEDQLIGCIPEVDIHNNCEQELQWGILEFSFNNSQDNYCAYVVDGQHRLYGLSEFEAEDLPILVVSLVDATVEEQAFQFIVINNKAVKVPTNNVKAIVANLNEEELQNRLLKAGVKYGNTSPTLRDINDLDTSPFQNLLDWPYNKQGQKLVPIATIEQAIKYLKTMFTFLDEDEDSLVDIFCAIWRVVKDNYQELWGQDNIFMKKVNINALNEFISERLKFAWELSLVDIFNSEQLAQQVLNIVKLLPQEFWQAEWSIKIQDSANVRKLIKEDLSTLADNCRLRRTWNQDLKLPLTDEE
- a CDS encoding DUF3370 family protein → MNKSKFVVAIAFILTLSNSAAFADTQNHWARACIQQLGERKLITGYPDGTFRPNATVTRAEAAVLMLNAFPDAPVKRSATTFKDVPANYWAAKAISTAYQKGFFSGYPGGEFQPNQPIPRAQIIGVMAGAKNYSSQPNPAQILQRYFTDAQQIPNYAQNGIASATVNSIVVNYPNVKQLKPLQSVTRGEVAALMCRALNIYTVPPEYIAGVEVRPQQVRSLPGKLDTIPTFNSNSPELVTTEGILLSTFPPDGKQVREAHLNYPFQGRFDVFAHHIVRGDAPRTLYQGLIVYNPGNEPVTLQVLHAASYLTREAPFINLPDVADNAQSTVYSGPGSRTMNDVLRGLRQASFPDKLVIEPGKTQILANLPIPAANGRTTMMRLVSDRPIYMANLAKNSDIPPTVNDWQKLLDTGSLAGKRDPIPTPLDPPREPTVFSRVAGVSQGTQWEANITDNSNASQLSIPQPGQAFSYPLGTVHLITLSTGQIQSAPMLKRYADTAYFAHSNYGVEYNLTLPLHNPSNQTRTVTVSIQTPLKDEGGRDRLLFLNPQVEQVFFRGTVRVRYTDDKGVEQTRYLYLVQRRGQPGEALVRLRMSGGDKRLVRVDFLYPPDSTPPQVLTVKTEG